From a region of the Actinomadura luzonensis genome:
- a CDS encoding SOS response-associated peptidase: MCGRYASARKKHELLEEFQVELDGEPDKELGADYNVAPTKNVYAVMDRVPKDGDRAVRQLRVVKWGLVPPWAKDPSIGSRMINARIETVAEKPSYRKAFAKRRCLLPADGYFEWMPVEGEKRKKQPYFIHPADGGVLAMAGLYEFWKDPSREDDDPLKWLVTCTVITTNAEDHLGRIHDRMPMMIERERWAEWLDPELTDTEEAVRLLVPAEQGRLTAYAVSTDVNNVRNNGPDLIKPLPEQEETALF, from the coding sequence ATGTGCGGTAGATACGCCTCGGCGCGCAAGAAGCACGAGCTGCTGGAGGAGTTCCAGGTCGAGCTGGACGGCGAGCCCGACAAGGAGCTGGGCGCCGACTACAACGTCGCGCCCACGAAGAACGTCTACGCCGTGATGGACCGCGTGCCCAAGGACGGCGACCGCGCGGTCCGCCAGCTCAGGGTCGTCAAGTGGGGCCTGGTGCCCCCGTGGGCGAAGGACCCGTCCATCGGATCGCGGATGATCAACGCGCGGATCGAGACGGTGGCCGAGAAGCCGTCCTACCGGAAGGCGTTCGCCAAGCGGCGCTGCCTGCTGCCGGCCGACGGCTACTTCGAATGGATGCCGGTCGAGGGCGAGAAGCGCAAGAAACAGCCGTACTTCATCCATCCGGCCGACGGCGGGGTGCTGGCCATGGCCGGCCTGTACGAGTTCTGGAAAGACCCTTCGCGCGAGGACGACGACCCGTTGAAATGGCTCGTCACGTGCACCGTCATCACCACGAACGCCGAGGACCACCTGGGCCGCATCCACGACAGGATGCCCATGATGATCGAGCGTGAGCGGTGGGCGGAATGGCTCGACCCCGAGCTCACCGACACCGAGGAGGCCGTGCGCCTGCTGGTCCCGGCCGAGCAGGGGCGGCTCACCGCGTACGCGGTCTCGACCGATGTCAACAACGTCAGAAACAATGGGCCCGACCTCATCAAACCTCTCCCTGAACAGGAGGAGACAGCGCTTTTCTGA
- the aroA gene encoding 3-phosphoshikimate 1-carboxyvinyltransferase, giving the protein MPAPHWPAPTAATPVSATVPLPGSKSVTNRALVLAALADGPGVVRKALRSRDADLMVAALRALGARLEPSGETAASVDWHVTPGPIRGGAAIDAGLAGTVMRFVPPIAALADGPVSFDGDPHARKRPMGPILDALRALGARVDHDALPFTVSGPLTGGEVTLDASGSSQFVSGLMLSAARFAKGVTVRHVGPPVPSQPHILMTVQMLRAAGVTVDDSEPDVWRVEPGPIAAQDVTVEPDLSNAAPFLAAALVTGGTVTIPGWPRATTQPGDALRGLLTSMGAAVRHDDGDLVVTGTGEITGIDADLREVGELTPTIAALAALAATPTRIRGVAHLRGHETDRLAALATEINRLGGDAEETADGLVVRPRPLHGGVFHSYDDHRMATAGAVIGLRVPGVEVENIATTAKTLPEFAGMWAAMLGAR; this is encoded by the coding sequence ATGCCCGCTCCGCACTGGCCCGCGCCCACCGCCGCCACTCCCGTCAGCGCCACCGTGCCGCTGCCCGGCAGCAAGTCGGTGACCAACCGCGCGCTCGTCCTGGCCGCCCTCGCCGACGGCCCGGGCGTGGTGCGCAAGGCGCTGCGCAGCCGCGACGCCGACCTCATGGTGGCCGCGCTGCGCGCGCTCGGCGCCCGGCTGGAGCCCTCGGGCGAGACCGCGGCGAGCGTCGACTGGCACGTCACGCCCGGCCCGATCCGCGGCGGCGCGGCCATCGACGCCGGCCTCGCCGGCACCGTCATGCGTTTCGTGCCGCCGATCGCGGCGCTGGCCGACGGGCCGGTCTCCTTCGACGGCGACCCGCACGCCCGCAAGCGCCCGATGGGGCCCATCCTCGACGCCCTGCGGGCGCTCGGGGCCCGGGTCGACCACGACGCGCTGCCGTTCACCGTCAGCGGGCCGCTGACCGGCGGCGAGGTCACGCTCGACGCCTCGGGCTCGTCGCAGTTCGTGTCGGGGCTGATGCTGTCGGCCGCGCGGTTCGCCAAGGGCGTCACGGTGCGGCACGTGGGGCCGCCGGTGCCGTCCCAGCCGCACATCCTGATGACCGTGCAGATGTTGCGGGCGGCCGGCGTCACTGTCGACGACAGCGAGCCCGACGTGTGGCGGGTCGAGCCGGGGCCCATCGCGGCCCAGGACGTCACCGTGGAGCCCGACCTGTCCAACGCGGCCCCGTTCCTCGCCGCGGCCCTCGTCACCGGCGGCACGGTCACCATCCCCGGCTGGCCGCGCGCCACCACCCAGCCGGGCGACGCGCTGCGCGGCCTGCTCACCTCGATGGGCGCCGCCGTCCGCCACGACGACGGCGACCTGGTGGTCACCGGCACCGGCGAGATCACCGGCATCGACGCCGACCTGCGTGAGGTGGGCGAGCTGACCCCCACCATCGCCGCCCTGGCCGCGCTGGCCGCCACGCCCACCCGCATCCGCGGCGTGGCCCACCTGCGCGGCCACGAGACCGACCGGCTGGCCGCGCTCGCCACCGAGATCAACCGGCTCGGTGGCGACGCCGAGGAGACCGCCGACGGCCTGGTCGTCCGGCCGCGGCCGCTGCACGGCGGCGTCTTCCACAGCTACGACGACCACCGCATGGCCACGGCGGGCGCGGTGATCGGGCTCCGGGTGCCCGGCGTGGAGGTGGAGAACATCGCGACGACCGCCAAGACCCTGCCGGAGTTCGCCGGCATGTGGGCGGCGATGCTGGGAGCCCGGTGA
- the rsgA gene encoding ribosome small subunit-dependent GTPase A: MRKREYDEDDVRVRPGKGSRPRTRIRPAHEDAVEGFVVAVDRGRYTVLVEPERPKGSAQRRRRQQGRLVVAMKARELGRKGIVVGDRVALVGDVSGRPDTLARVVRVEPRTSMLRRSADDTEDTDGIERPIVANADQLVIVAALADPPPRPRMIDRILVAAFDAEIDTLLCLTKSDLAPPDDLVALYEPLGVSHVTVRKGGSLEELREHLDGRISVLVGHSGVGKSTLVNALVPDANRAVSQVNAVTGRGRHTSTSAVALELPEGGWIIDTPGVRSFGLAHVSVETVLAAFPDLVEGTVDCPKGCTHLGDGCALDAWVAAGNADPARLESLRRLLSSREGSLDDSAPDRSA; this comes from the coding sequence CTGAGGAAGCGGGAGTACGACGAGGACGACGTACGGGTCAGGCCGGGCAAGGGCTCACGGCCGCGCACCCGCATCCGTCCTGCGCACGAGGACGCCGTCGAGGGCTTCGTGGTCGCCGTCGACCGGGGCCGCTACACCGTCCTGGTCGAGCCCGAGCGCCCCAAGGGCTCGGCGCAGCGGCGCCGGCGGCAGCAGGGCCGGCTGGTGGTCGCGATGAAGGCCCGCGAGCTGGGCCGCAAGGGCATCGTCGTCGGCGACCGGGTGGCGCTGGTGGGCGACGTGTCGGGCCGTCCCGACACCCTGGCCAGGGTGGTCCGGGTGGAGCCGCGCACCTCGATGTTGCGCCGCTCGGCCGACGACACCGAAGACACCGACGGCATCGAGCGCCCGATCGTGGCCAACGCCGACCAGCTCGTCATCGTGGCCGCGCTCGCCGACCCGCCGCCCCGGCCGCGCATGATCGACCGCATCCTGGTGGCGGCCTTCGACGCCGAGATCGACACCCTGCTCTGCCTCACCAAGTCCGACCTCGCGCCGCCCGACGACCTGGTGGCCCTGTACGAGCCGCTGGGCGTCTCCCACGTGACCGTCCGCAAGGGCGGCTCGCTGGAGGAGCTGCGCGAGCACCTGGACGGGCGCATCAGCGTCCTGGTGGGCCACTCGGGGGTGGGCAAGTCGACCCTGGTCAACGCCCTGGTCCCGGACGCCAACCGGGCCGTCTCGCAGGTCAACGCGGTCACCGGGCGGGGGCGGCACACGTCCACGTCGGCGGTGGCGCTGGAGCTGCCCGAGGGCGGCTGGATCATCGACACGCCCGGGGTGCGCAGCTTCGGCCTCGCCCACGTGTCGGTGGAGACGGTGCTCGCCGCCTTCCCCGACCTGGTCGAGGGCACGGTCGACTGTCCCAAGGGCTGCACGCACCTGGGTGACGGCTGCGCGCTGGACGCCTGGGTGGCCGCCGGCAACGCCGACCCGGCCCGCCTGGAGTCCCTGCGCCGCCTCCTGTCGAGCCGCGAGGGCTCCCTGGACGACTCCGCCCCCGACCGCTCGGCATAG
- a CDS encoding DUF4442 domain-containing protein: MSLDVGALLLQTVPFARTLGVVFDEVSDGRAVCRLPDREDLHNHVAGPHAGALFTLAESASGAAMLSLLGDQLGRAVPLTTGATVEYRKFAEGEVRAEARLRATRDEVVAQLDAGERPVFDVAVELRDGAGTLVSTVDITWTLRPHRS, from the coding sequence ATGTCGTTGGATGTCGGTGCTCTGTTGCTGCAAACCGTCCCCTTTGCCCGGACTCTGGGTGTCGTCTTCGACGAGGTGAGCGACGGGCGGGCGGTCTGCCGGCTGCCCGATCGCGAGGACCTGCACAACCACGTGGCGGGGCCGCACGCCGGGGCGCTGTTCACGCTCGCGGAGTCGGCGTCGGGGGCGGCCATGCTCTCCCTGCTGGGCGACCAGCTCGGCCGGGCGGTGCCGCTGACCACCGGGGCCACGGTCGAGTACCGCAAGTTCGCCGAGGGCGAGGTGCGGGCGGAGGCGCGGCTGCGGGCGACGCGCGATGAGGTGGTCGCCCAGCTGGACGCGGGGGAGCGGCCCGTCTTCGACGTGGCGGTGGAGCTGAGGGACGGCGCGGGCACGCTCGTCTCGACCGTGGACATCACCTGGACCCTCCGGCCCCACCGCTCCTGA
- the hisN gene encoding histidinol-phosphatase: MFVIPDTVAWATVQGYSDDLRLAHVMADAADDLTMRRFKAVDLKVDTKPDLTPVSDADRAVEEAIRGTLRRARPRDAVVGEEFGRTGWGARSWIIDPIDGTKNYVRGVPVWATLIALMEYGRVVVGLVSAPALGRRWWAATDGGAWTGKSLAKASRMRVSSVATLEDASFSYSSFGGWEKTGKLDNFLDLSRGCWRTRAYGDFWSHMMVAEGSVDFSAEPELSPWDMAALTVIVEEAGGVWTDTAGVRGLEGGSLVCSNGLLHDEVIARLNGTVVR; the protein is encoded by the coding sequence ATGTTCGTCATACCCGACACGGTAGCGTGGGCGACCGTGCAGGGTTACAGCGACGATCTACGCCTCGCGCACGTCATGGCGGACGCGGCCGACGACCTGACCATGCGGCGGTTCAAGGCCGTCGATCTCAAGGTCGACACCAAGCCCGACCTCACCCCGGTCAGCGACGCCGACCGCGCCGTCGAGGAGGCCATCCGCGGCACGCTGCGCCGCGCCCGGCCCCGCGACGCGGTCGTGGGCGAGGAGTTCGGCCGGACCGGCTGGGGCGCCCGGTCGTGGATCATCGACCCCATCGACGGCACGAAGAACTACGTGCGCGGCGTCCCGGTGTGGGCCACGCTGATCGCGCTCATGGAGTACGGCCGGGTCGTCGTCGGCCTGGTCTCGGCCCCGGCCCTCGGCAGGCGCTGGTGGGCGGCCACCGACGGCGGCGCGTGGACCGGCAAGAGCCTGGCCAAGGCCAGCCGGATGCGCGTCTCCTCGGTCGCCACGCTGGAGGACGCCTCGTTCTCGTACTCCAGCTTCGGCGGCTGGGAGAAGACCGGCAAGCTGGACAACTTCCTCGACCTCAGCCGCGGCTGCTGGCGCACCCGCGCCTACGGCGACTTCTGGTCGCACATGATGGTCGCCGAGGGCTCGGTCGACTTCTCCGCCGAGCCGGAGCTGTCGCCCTGGGACATGGCCGCGCTCACCGTGATCGTCGAGGAGGCGGGCGGCGTCTGGACCGACACCGCGGGCGTCCGCGGCCTGGAGGGCGGCAGCCTGGTCTGCAGCAACGGCCTCCTGCACGACGAGGTCATCGCCCGGCTGAACGGCACGGTCGTCCGCTGA
- a CDS encoding fructosamine kinase family protein, translating to MRSVRELGTSHGRRLRQGVLDDGRLVFVKSGPAAEASQVFAAEAAGLRWLGEAMAVPEVVEAGADRLVLSWVEEERPGPAAAERFGRELARMHRAGAAAFGAPWPGFIAELPLDNRPCGTWPEFYAARRVLPFLRRARLPAADVAEVERAVSRFAEVAGPAEPPSRIHGDLWSGNVLWSGGAAVLIDPAAHGGHRETDLAMLALFGLPHLDRVLGAYREEWPLADGWRERVPLHQLHPLLVHVVLYGGSYRGSLMEAVRRVLAL from the coding sequence ATGAGATCGGTTAGGGAGCTCGGCACGTCCCACGGCCGGCGGCTGCGGCAGGGCGTGCTGGACGACGGGCGGCTGGTGTTCGTCAAGAGCGGGCCCGCCGCCGAGGCGTCCCAGGTGTTCGCCGCCGAGGCGGCCGGGCTGCGCTGGCTGGGCGAGGCGATGGCGGTGCCCGAGGTGGTCGAGGCGGGGGCGGACCGGCTGGTGCTGTCGTGGGTCGAGGAGGAGCGGCCGGGGCCGGCGGCGGCCGAGCGGTTCGGGCGGGAGCTGGCCCGGATGCACCGGGCGGGGGCGGCGGCGTTCGGCGCGCCGTGGCCGGGGTTCATCGCCGAGCTGCCGCTGGACAACCGGCCGTGCGGCACCTGGCCGGAGTTCTACGCGGCGCGGCGGGTGCTGCCCTTCCTGCGCCGGGCGCGGCTGCCGGCCGCCGACGTCGCCGAGGTCGAGCGGGCCGTGTCGCGCTTCGCCGAGGTGGCGGGGCCGGCCGAGCCGCCGTCGCGCATCCACGGGGACCTGTGGAGCGGGAACGTGCTCTGGTCGGGCGGCGCGGCCGTGCTGATCGACCCGGCCGCGCACGGCGGGCACCGGGAGACCGACCTCGCCATGCTGGCGCTGTTCGGGCTGCCGCACCTGGACCGGGTGCTCGGGGCCTACCGCGAGGAGTGGCCGCTCGCCGACGGGTGGCGGGAGCGGGTGCCGCTGCACCAGCTCCATCCGCTGCTGGTGCACGTGGTGCTGTACGGAGGGTCGTACCGGGGGAGCCTGATGGAGGCGGTGCGGCGGGTGCTGGCGCTGTGA
- a CDS encoding low molecular weight protein-tyrosine-phosphatase, translating to MTYRVCVVCMGNICRSPMAEVVLRRVLEERGLGDRVTVESAGTGDWHVGDPMDERALGILAEHGYDGAAHRARQFTADWFDRYDLVLAMDRDNVRNLRRLAPAGVEVRLFRSFDPAAPEGAEVPDPYYGGRAGFEEVLSLVESAAEGVAKHVADEIG from the coding sequence ATGACTTATCGCGTATGCGTCGTGTGCATGGGCAACATCTGCCGCTCGCCGATGGCCGAGGTGGTGTTGCGGAGGGTCCTGGAGGAGCGCGGGCTGGGCGACCGCGTCACCGTCGAGAGCGCCGGGACGGGCGACTGGCACGTGGGCGACCCCATGGACGAGCGGGCGCTCGGCATCCTCGCCGAGCACGGCTACGACGGGGCCGCGCACCGGGCCCGGCAGTTCACCGCCGACTGGTTCGACCGGTACGACCTGGTGCTGGCCATGGACCGGGACAACGTCCGCAACCTGCGGAGGCTCGCGCCCGCCGGGGTGGAGGTGCGGCTGTTCCGCTCCTTCGACCCGGCCGCGCCCGAGGGGGCCGAGGTGCCCGATCCGTACTACGGGGGCCGTGCGGGCTTCGAGGAGGTGCTCTCGCTGGTCGAGTCGGCCGCCGAGGGCGTGGCCAAGCACGTCGCCGATGAGATCGGTTAG